In the genome of Segnochrobactrum spirostomi, the window GCGATGGCGTGGCGTTCCTCACCGGCGGCCGGCGCCGTTCCGGTCTCTATTGCCGCGATGCGACCGTCCGTAAGCGTCAGCCGGACGCCGCTCGCCCATCCCTGCGGCAACAGCGCGGTCTCGAACCAGAGCGAAGCGGGGGTGTCGGCTGCGGGCACGGGAGGTCTCCTCCGGGCGCGTCGAGCGCCCTCGACAGCGGATGGGGTTCGCGTTTATGTATAGACATTATTCGGCCGATCGCCAACCGTCCGCGTGAGCGGACCGGCACCGCGAAGGCTCGATGCGGGAGGAACGACATGCGCTGCGACCGCCTGTGGAAAGGCGCCCGTCTCGCCACGCTCGCGGCCGGCCGGCCCGGCCTAGGCATCGTCGAGGACGGTGTCGTCGCCGCGACGGACGGCCTCATCGTCTATGCGGGTGCCGCCGCGGATGCACCCGCCGGGCTCGACGCCGCCGAGATCGTCGCCTGCGACGGCCGCTGGATCACCCCCGGCCTCATCGATTGCCACACCCACGTGATCCACGGCGGCGACCGGGCACACGAATTCGAGCTGCGCCTCGCCGGGGCCAGCTACGAGGAGGTCGCACGGGCGGGCGGGGGCATCGTCTCCACCATGCGGGCGACCCGGGCCGCCAGCGAGGACGACTTGGTCGCGTCGGCGCTGCCGCGCCTCGATGCGCTCCTCGCCGAGGGCGTCACCACGGTCGAGGTGAAGTCCGGCTACGGCCTCGATCTCGCGAACGAACTCAAGAGCTTGCGTGCCGCGCGCCGGCTCGGCGCCGAGCGCCCGGTTTCGGTCGCCGTCACCTTCCTCGGCGCCCACGCGCTGCCGCCCGAGGCGAACGGCGACAAGGACGGCTACATCGACCGGGTCTGCGCGGAGATCCTGCCGGCGGTCGTCCGCGAGGGTCTCGCCGACGCGGTCGACGGCTTCTGCGAGGGCATCGCCTTCTCGCCTGAGCAGATCGCCCGCCTGTTCGAGGCGGCGCGCGCGGCCGGGCTGCCGGTGAAGCTCCACGCCGACCAGCTCTCCGATCTCGGTGGCGCCGCGCTCGCGGCGCGCTTCGGTGCGCTCTCCGCCGACCATGTCGAATATACCGGCGAGGCGGGCGCCGCGGCGATGGCCGCCGCCGGCACCGTCGCGGTGCTGCTGCCCGGGGCCTTCTATTTCATTCGTGAGACCAAGCAGCCGCCGGTCGCCGCCTTCCGCGCCGCCGGGGTGCCGATCGCGCTCGCGACCGATTGCAATCCCGGCACCTCGCCGCTCACCTCGCTCCTCCTCGTCATGAACATGGGCGCGACCCTGTTTCGCCTCACCGTCGAGGAATGTCTCGCGGCGGTGACGCGCGAGGCCGCCCGCGCTCTCGGTCGCCTCGGAGAGGTCGGCACGCTCGAAGCCGGCAAATGGTGCGATCTCGCGATCTGGGACATCGAGCGTCCCGCCGAACTCGTCTATCGCATGGGCTTCAATCCGCTCCATGCCCGCGTCTGGAGAGGCCGATGACACTCATCCTGAAACCCGGTGCCGTCACCCTCGCCGAATGGCAGGCGATCTATCGCGGCGCGACGGCTGCGCTCGATCCCGCCTGCCGGCCGGCGATCGCCCGCAGCGCCGCCGCAGTCGCCGCGATCGTCGCCAAAGGGGCGCCCGTCTACGGCATCAACACCGGCTTCGGAAAGCTCGCGAGCGTCCGCATCGACGCCGCTGATCTCGAAACCCTCCAGCGCAACATCGTGCTGTCCCATGCCGCAGGAACCGGCGGGCCCATGCCGGTGCCGGTGGCGCGGCTGATGATGGCGCTCAAGCTCGCGAGCCTCGCCCAGGGTGCCTCCGGCGTGCGGCCGGAGACGATCGACCTGCTCGAGGCGCTGCTCGCCCGCGATCTCATCCCCGTCGTGCCCTCGCAGGGCTCGGTCGGTGCCTCCGGCGATCTCGCACCGCTCGCCCACATGACGGCCGCGATGATCGGCGTCGGCGCCTTCCATGTCGGCGACCGTATCGTTCCCGCCGCCGAGGCGCTCGCCGCCGCGGGCCTCGCGCCTTTGGTGCTCGGCCCGAAGGAAGGGCTCGCCCTCCTCAACGGCACCCAGTTCTCCACGGCGAACGCGCTCGCCGGCCTGTTCGAGGCGGAGCGGCTGTTCCAGGCCGCGCTCGTCACCGGCGCCCTCTCGACGGACGCCGCGCGCGGCTCGGACGCGCCGTTCGATCCCCGCATTCACCGTCTGCGCCGCCATCGCGGCCAGATCGCCGTCGCCGATTCCCTGCGCGGGCTGATGACGGGCAGCGCGATCCGCGCCTCCCACCTCGAAGGCGACGACCGGGTCCAGGACCCCTATTGCCTGCGCTGCCAGCCCCAGGTGATGGGCGCCGCCCTCGACGTGCTGCGTCAGGCGGCAACGACGCTCGAGACCGAGGCGAACGGCGTCTCCGACAATCCGCTGATCTTCGCCGAGGACGGCGAGGCGCTCTCCGGCGGCAACTTCCACGCCGAGCCGGTCGCCTTCGCCGCCGACATGATCGCGCTCGCGGTGTGCGAGATCGGCTCGATCGCCGAGCGGCGCATCGCCATGCTGGTCGATCCGGCGCTGTCGGGCCTGCCGGCCTTCCTCACCCCGAAGCCGGGGCTCAATTCCGGCTTCATGATCCCCCAGGTGACGGCGGCCGCGCTCGTCTCCGAGAACAAGCAGCGCGCGACCCCGGCGAGCGTCGATTCGATCCCGACGTCGGCGAACCAGGAAGACCACGTCTCGATGGCGGCGCATGGCGCCCGCCGCCTCCTCGCCATGGTCGAGAATGCGACGGCCGTGATCGGCATCGAATTGCTCGCTGCCGCGCAGGGCTGCGATTTCCATGCGCCGCTCGCCTCGAGCCCGGGGCTCGAGAAGGTGCGGACGCGGCTGCGCGCCGAGGTGCCCCACCTCGACGACGACCGCCATTTCCACCCGGACATGGAGGCCGCCATCGCGCTGGTGCGCGCCGGTGTGCTCGCCGAAATCGTCGGCGCGGCCGCGCTGCCGGCCGTCACCGCCTGAGCCTTCGGCCGCGCAGGGATCACCGTCATGACCGAGACGAAAGCTCATCCTCACTGGCTCACCGTGCGGCGCGGCGCGGCGCCGCTCGTCGTCAGCCTGCCCCATACGGGGACCGACCTGCCGCCGGAGATCCTGCCCGATCTCGTCTCGCCCTGGCTCGCCCGTCGGGATGCCGATTGGTGGATCGAGACGCTCTACGACTTCGCGGCCGACCTCGATGCGACGATCGTGCGGACCGCGATCTCGCGGACCGCGATCGACGTCAACCGCGATCCCTCCGGCGTTTCGCTCTATCCGGGGCAGGCGACGACCGAGCTCTGCCCGACGACGACGTTCGACGGCGAGCCGCTCTACCGCGAGGGCCGCGCGCCCGACGCGGCGGCGGTGGAGGCCCGCAAGGCCGCCTATTTCGTGCCCTATCACGCCGCGCTCGCCGAGGAGATCGGTCGCCTCAAGGCGATCCACCCGCGCGTCGCGGTCTATGATTGCCACTCGATCCGCTCGATCATTCCGCGCCTGTTCGACGGCACGCTGCCGGAGTTCAATCTCGGCACCAACTCGGGAGCGAGCTGCGCGCCCGCGCTGTCGCAGGCGATCGAGGCGATCCTCGCCGCGAGCGGGCGGCCGATGGTGGTCAACGGCCGCTTCAAGGGCGGCTACATCACCCGGCATTATGGACAGCCCGAGGCGGGTGTTCACGCCGTGCAGATGGAACTCGCCTGCCGCGCCTATCTGCGCGAGCCGCTGGGGCCGGTCTCCGAGGCCGATTGGCCGACGCCCTACGACCCGGCTTATGCCGCGCCGCTACGCGCCGTGCTGAAGGACGTCCTCGAAGCCTGCCTGACCTTCGCCCGCGCCGGATGAAGGGCCCACGGGCCGAACCGGTTCGGGACCCCTCCGACGGCAACCGGCCGGCCAATCGTCACGATCGGCCGGCCGGATATTCGCCTCAAGACCGAGGCGCCGTGCCTTCACACTTCGTAGTGCGGGTCGAAGGGCGGCGGTGGCCAGTCCGTCGGCAGGGTAGCTTGATAGAAGGGGTAGCAGACGACACCGCCGTTCGCCTCAGCCAGTGCCGTGTCGTCGAGAGATTCGACGTCGCGTTCCGTGTCCATAATGGTCGCTCCGAGATGGACTGGTTGGTATGGCGCGATGCGCGATCAGGCGGTGACGACCGGCACCGGCTGGAAGTCGCCAGTGAAAGACGAGGCCGGCCGGCCGTTGACGGAGATAACCGGGCCGGGCGCCATCGGCGGCAGCGTGACGGTGCCCGCGATGCCGCCGACACCCCCGTCCGTCTCACCTTGGAAGGCCTGCATCGGGGGAAATTCCCAGCTTCCGCCGTTCACCGCGCAGAGGGTGCGGTCGTCGAGAGCCGTCGTGGTGCGGTTGGTGTTCATGATTTCTACTCCCAGTGTTCGATGGACCTGGGGATTCGACGTCTTGGTCCCATAAGGGCAGGCGCCGCATCCGGTTGAGATGGGCGAAGACAGTCGGGGCCGGACCGGAGGGTTGCCGTCAGTCGGCAGCGCGGGCGGAGAGGTCGCCGAGAGCTTCATTCGAGCGATGAAGGTCGAGGCAGAAAGACTTTCATGAGAGGAGAGCGCCGTAGTATACGAAGAGGAGTATTCTTGATCGTTCCGATCTGATGTCCCTCGGACCCAATCGAAGTTTTCCTTCCATTCTTCGACGGCTACTTTCCTCTATCGATAGACGTTTGCGGAAGTGTAAGGCATCACCTCAAACTGCTTCGACGTCGTTTCGATAGAGATAATGATACGCTCGGCATCGGCGGGCGCAACGGCGGAATGCGAACGTGTCGCATTCTTAATCCAGCGGACAGATATCGTTCAGCTTTGCCACCGACGCAAAACCGTTGGGACGTCGTCGCCCACCGGCGCCCTGGGCCCGTCTCTGCCAGCTCTGAGGTCAGGCCGGGCGTAGGCGGACATAACGCTGTTCCTGCACCGGGGTGCCCCATTGGGTGCCGAGCCACTCTTCTGCGAGGACGAAGCCGTGGGCTTCGTAGAGGTGGCGGGCGGCCTCCAGGCCGCGCAGCGTCCACAGATGGGTCTCGCCGAAGCCCTGCGCGTCGGCGAAGGCGGTGGCTGCGGCGATCAGGCCCCGTCCGACACCGCGGCCGCGCAGGCCGTCATCGACGATGAACCAGCGCAGGTGAGCCTTGCCCGCGCCGAGATCCTCGCCGTCGATGGCTATCGAGCCGACGATGTCGTCACCCTGCATCCCCCGCCAGATGCGGTTCGCGGGCCGATCGAGCCGGGCCGAAAATTCCGCGAGCCCGGTCGCCACCACCGCCTCGAAGGCCGCGCCGAAGCCGGCGACGCGCGCATAATGGCGGGCGTGGAGGGTTGCGATGCGTCCGATCAGGCCGGGATGGTAGCCGGTCTCGATGCGGATCGCGGGGCCGGCCTCGCCCACGCCGCCGTTCGCGGCCGTGAGCGCATCCGCATAGAGCCGGATCCCCTCGGCGACGGTGAGCGCCTCGGCCGGCTCGAGCCGGCCGAGCGCACTCGAGACCTGAAGCCGGGCGAAGCGATGAATGCCGGCGACGAGGGCCTGCCCGTCCGCGCTCAAGGCGAGCGCCTTGGTGCGCGCGTCGTTCGGCCCTGCCGCCTCCTGCACCGTGCCGGACTCGACCAGCTTGCGCAGCATGCGGCTGACGCTCGACTTTTCGAGCCGCAGGCGGCCGGCGATCTCGCCCGCCGTGATGCCGGGGTGGGCGTCGATCTCGATCAGCGCATGAACCGCGGACGGGGGCAGATCCGTCCCGGCGAGGCCGTCGCCCATGAAACCGAGTTCCCGGACGAGGCGGCGGGACGCGGCGCGGATGTCTTCGATGGGAGCCGTCATGCGCACAGATAGTTGTATGATGCAACGATATCCGCACTGAATACGGCAATCAGCCTTCCGAGGGAAGGGGCCGGACGGCTCCGGTGTGCCGCGGCGCGCTGGCGGTCCGCGAGTTTGGGAGACCGCGTCGGCGCGCGAGCCGCAGGTCGATCCTGCGCATCGCCCCTCTCAAAAGCGAACCGGCCGGTCGTCCGAGGCACGACCGGCCGGCTATCAGGCTCGTCTCAGGGATCGGCCGTGTCCGCCGCGATCGGGAAAACGGCGATCCGGCGGCGTGCGTGGGTCACGGTATGATCTTGGGGCGGCGGAAGTCCGCCGTGCCGTCTTCATCCGGCTCCTGCTCGCCATCGTTCGCCAGGATGCGCGGGCGGGGCAAGCCGTCGTTCCCGCCGCTGACATCCGCCAGCGCGGTGTCCTCCAGCGGCTGGGTTTCGGCCGGGATCTTCTTGTCGTCGATGGTGCTCATGATGGTTTCTCCGAGGATGGCTTGTAGAACGGGGCGCCGGGATCGGCCCCCTCATGGAACGGTGCCGCCGCGCACGCGGGATGCGCGAAGGCACGCTTGGCTCGGGTCTGCCGCAGAGCGGAAATCGCTGTGCTCGGCATCCCAGATCACCCCCATACCGGTATTCGTCCGATATCCCCAATATGGGTACCGATCTTCATCGATCCGAAGAGGCTCCAATCATCATCCGAATTTCATTAGCCGTCGGATTTTATTGGAATTCGTCGTCTCGACGAAGAAGAGGATACGCTGGAGACATCTGAAATCAAGCCGCATCGGGGATCCGACGCACGATATGTCTAGGGTTTAATCTGGACGAAAGGTCCCGTTCACAGTCGGTGGCGCTGCGCCACACACCGTGCGTCATGTCTCGATGAAGGCGGCGAACTCGTGCGGCGCGCCGGTGGGAAGAGCCTGCTTGAGGTGAGCGCGGAAGGCCGAGACGCGGGTCCTCGATCGGATCGCAGTCTGGCGGGCGGCCGATCAGGCGAGGTCGATCGGCGTCGGCCCGAAGCCGCTCGGGGCGTTCGACGGCGCCGAGGCGACGTCGAGCGGGCCGTTGACGACGGCCCCGAAGGCGGCGCTGCCGGTGACGGCCTCGCCGAATGAGGGGAGGCCGCCGGGCTGGCCGTTGTTCGCCATGGCGGCGTCGGCCGCGAGCGCCTGCGACACGGGCGTGGCCGCGATGCCGCCGAGGTTGATCGGTGCGACGCCGCCGGCGACGACATCGCGAAGCGCCGCGTCGGCGAGCGGCACGATCTTTGCGCCGAGGACGGAAGCAGAATTCCGGTCGATGCTCATGATGGGGCTCCTCGGCGTTGGTGGCCGCTTCGGGTCTTATCCCCGTGGCGGCTCGCAGGGCAAATCCGCGGCGGACGGCGCTCAATGCGAGTTCGGCCACGGGCGCGATCTTTGTCGAACGGGGAGCCGGATCGGCGGAGGCGCGATGTCGCTCCGCCGATCCGGCCCGATCGGCCTCATTGGGGCAGGATGATGCCCGGGCCGACGCCGTACGGCAGGTCGTCCATGCCGTGGTCGTTCGGCGGCAGAGCCGGGCCGGGGCCGAGGAATTTCGGCTCCCCGTCCAAGCCCTTGTTCGGCTGGAGGATCACCGGGCCGGGCCCGAAATCGGCCGGGTTGATGAAGTTCATGAAGCCGCCCGTGACGGTATTCAGGGCGCGGTCGTCGAGATTGGTCATCTTGGTGGTGATCATGATCGTGGCTCCAAAATTTGGGTGTGGAAGCGGCTCCATTCCGATGCATCCGCATGGGCAGGCATGGGGAGGACGCCGCGTTCAAGGATGGTTTCGGTAGGCTATTGGGGTGAGCCAGGGCGGCGGAAGATTGCGATACCGCTCCGCCGACCCACCCCGGATGGGCCTCACTGGGGCAGGATGATGCCCGGGCCGACGCCGTACGGCAGGTCGTCCATGCCGTGATCGTTCCGCGGCAGGGCCGGGCCGGGGCCGAGGAACTTCGGATTGAAGCCGGTCACGGTGCCCGAGGGCGGGATCGCCGGGCCGGGGCCGAGGTCGTCCGGGTTGAAGGGAAGGACGAAGCCGCCCGTGACGGTCTCCAGGGTGCGGTCGTCGAGGGTCTTCATTTCGGTGGTGGTCATGATCGTGAGTCCTGAATTTGGGTGTGAGGCGGGTTCATTCCGTGGGCTGCGTGAGCCGCTGCGAGGATGAACACCGCGTTCAAGGGATGGAGGGTCGATTGGGCTTCGGAGCGTGGTGAGCCGGGTCAGAACCAGCTCTTGACGTCGTCCCAGGCGCTCTCGGCGTGCGAGGCCACCCAGCCGACGGCCGCACCGTCGACGCCGCCGGCGAAGGCTCCGCCGCAAGCGGCGCAGACCCCTTCGAAGATGGCCGTTCCGACGACAACCGGCAGGCCGATGGCCGTGGCGGCGGTGACGGCGGCGACGGCGCTCGCTCCGACGGCGATGGCGCCCAGCGCGCCGCCGGCGATGGCCCCGATTTCGGTGCCCGTCAGGCCGCCATTGAGGGCGACGAGCGCCCGATCGTCGAGGGCGAGAACATTCGCGTTGGTGTTCATGATGGTCACTCCCAGTGTTCGATGCGTTCGATGGACTGGGGATTCGACGTCTTGGTCCCTCGTTCGTGAGGGTGGCTCGCACGGAGCCGGGCGCCGCATCCTCGTGAGATGGGGCGAAGACGGTCGGGGCCGGACCGGAGGGTTGCCGGGTACGCCGGCAGCGCGGGCGGAGGGGTCTCGAGAGCTTCGTCGTGGTGGAAGCTTTCCGAACCCTTGCGGGCTCGGTCTTCGAGAAGACGGGATGAGGAAAAGTCCCCAAGAATGGCGCAGTTTACATCCTGTCTTCCGATCGATCCGACGGTCGAAGCTTGAGAAGATCTTTAAGTTTCTTCCGTTTGCTTCGGTGTCGTCGTTTCGATGAAGTTGAGGATACGCTTTCGCCGGCAGGGGTCAAGCGGCGCAGGGCGCCGAGATGCGAACATGTCGCAAGTTTAATCCCGTGGAGAGCCGGCGTTCAGGTTCACGCCATCTGCCGGCGGGCGAGCGTCGCGAAGGGGCCGGGAACCGCCATCAGCGCCTCGTATGAGCCCTGCTGCACGATGCGGCCGCCGTCGAGCACGACGATCCGGTCGGCCCCGGCGATCGTCGAGAGTCGGTGCGCGATGACGAGGCGCGTCGTCCTGAGCCGCTTCAGGGCGTCCGTGATCTGCGATTGGGTCACGTTGTCGAGCGCGCTCGTCGCCTCGTCGAGGAACAGGATGCGCGGCCGGCGGATCAAGGCGCGGGCGATGAGGAGGCGCTGCTTCTGACCGCCGGAGAAGGTGGCGGCCCCTTCGCTGATCATCGTCTGCATGCCCATCGGCATCGCCTGGATGTCGTCGGCGAGGCGGGCCATCGCCGCCGCGCGCCAGGCGTCGTCGAGATTGTGGGGGCCGTTCGCGACGATGTTGTCGAAGATCGAGCCCGGCAGGATCTGGCCGTTCTGAAGCACGACACCGAGCTGCCGGCGGACCGCACCGGGATCGAGGGTGGCGAGGTCGCGCCCGTCGTAGGAGACCGTGCCCCGGGTCGGCTGCTCGAAGCCGAGCAGGAGGCGCAGCAGGGTCGATTTGCCGGCGCCGGACGGGCCGACGATGGCGACGAACTCGCCCGCCTCGAGGGTCAGGTTGATGCCGTCGAGCACCGGCCGGTTTGCTTGCGGATAGAAGAACGAGACGTTGTCGAGCGCGATCCGGCCGCTGAGCTCTCCCGGATCGGCTTTGCCGTTGTCGACCTCCGCCGTGGCGTCGAGGATCGGCCGGGTGCGCTCGTAGAGCGGCGCGAGGCCGTAGATCGTGACGAGGGCGCCGGCGAAGCTCGACAGGCCGGAGAAGAATTGCCCGAACGCGGCGTTGAAGGCGATGAAGCCGCCGATGCTGATCTTGGAGAGATAGAACGCGAACAGGATGAAGGCGACGGCCTGGAAGCCGAGCATCAAGCCGCTGCTGAAGAGGCTCTGCGAATAGACGATGATGCCGCTGCGGCGCTGGATCGCCACATCGCGGGAGAAGCGTCCGGACCAGTCCCAGAAGGCGAAGCGCTCGGCGCCCGCCGTCCGCAGCTTCGCGATGCCCGCGATATATTGGAAGATGCGGGCGGCGAGCTGGCCGCGCAGCGCGAGCTGTTCGCGCTGGTAGCGGCGCTGGACCAGGGCGAAGGTCACGCTGCCGCCGAGGGTGACGAGGACGAACCCGAGGCCGACCAGGGCGAGTTGCCACTGGTAATAGACCATCATCGCGAAGCTCGCGACGGCGAACACCCCGCCGAACAGGGAGCTCATGGTGGCGCCCGTGATCTGCGAACTCAGGGTGTTGATGCCGGCGGCGCGGCTTGCGAGGTCGCCCACCTCGTAGCCGCGGAAGAACGACGCCGGGAGATTGAGAAGGCGGTCCCAGACGGCGGCCTGGACGACGGCGTCGACCCGTCCCTGGAGGCGGAGCTGCGACAGCGCCTGGGTCACCGAGAAGCCGAGATTGCCGATCGCGGCGCCGGCGAGCACGATCGTCACCGTTTCGAGGCCGCGATAATCGCCGTTCGGCACGATGACGTCGAAGATCGCGGCCGACACCGCCGGGGTCAGCAGCGCGAGCACGGCGGCGGCGGCGGCGGCGAGCAGGATGGTCGCGATCGAGCCGACGTCGGAACTGACCGCGAAGCGGAGCAGCGACCAGCCGTTGAGCGGGCCGTCCGGGAACGGGCGGTAGAACAGGTGGACATCCGGCTCGAGGGTGTCGGCGACCGCCGCATCGACCCGCTCGACCGCGCCTTTGCCGTCGACCAGCCGGTAGGCGCGGCCGCGGCGCAGAACGGCCACGGGTTCGCCGGCGCGGATGGCGACGAACGAGCCGAAATCGCCGCGCCACCAGCCCGGATAGAGCCGGGACCGCCGGGTGCGGACCCGCGCGCCGCGGGCGATCCGCTCGATCCGCGCGGCCGCGGAGGCGGGCTCGCCGGTGCTGCGGCCTCGGCGGTCGCGGACGATGTTGCGCAGCTCCGCCGCATCCCGCGCGAAGCCCTCGTGGGCCATCACCCGCAGGCACGCCTGGGCGAGCGCGTCCTCGACCGCCGCCGGATCGGGCCGGTCGAGGGTCGGGTGCAGGGTCGTCGCGAGATTGATCGCCGCCGCCTCGACCCGCCGTCGCGCCGCGACCTCGCGAACCTCGATCGAGCGGCGGTCACCGTCCGTGTCCGCGTCGCGTTGCCGTGCGAGGCGTTCGACGGCCGACGAGAGGAGGGTCGCGGCGGCGGTCGACAGCCGTCCGCGGGCGGCGAGATCGGACGAGGTCACGATCTCGATCGGGCTCGCGCCGGGGGCGCGCACCCAGACCGCGGCGGTCAGGCCGATCGGCGTCTTCGGCGGCACGACGTCCCGGTCGTAGAGACGCAGGCTCTCGGTCGAGACGAGCCAGAGGAGCCCGCGGTCGGCGCACACGGCAGCGCCCGCGGGCAGCACGCCAGAGCCGGAGCGGCGGTCGAGGGCGGTGAGATCGCGCGGGCGCAGCGGACCTTCGGCCGCCTCCAGGAGGCGCGAGACCCAGCCGTCATAGAGCGCGAACGGCGTGGCGCCCTCGTCGAGGCCCGCGTCGTCGATCCGCGCGCCCGGTAGCGGCACCGCGACGATCTCGAAGGCGGCGAGCGGGGCGTTCGCGTCGTGCCCGGCGGCTCGATCGCCACCCCGGAGATCGCCGAAGGCCTCGCCGGCCTCGATTCGGCCGAGCGGGTGCCACGGCCCCTTGGTGATGGGGGCCTCGCCCGCGGCGGACGGCGCGAAGCGGACGGCGAACAGATCGACCGCGCCTGCCGCGATCCGCCAAAAGCCGGCGGCGGCGCCGAGACGGATCGCCCGGTGAACGCTCGGCAGCCGCGGCGCGGTCTCGAGGCTCGGCGGAAGGGTCGGGAGCGGCGGGGCGGCGGCGTTCTGGGCGAGCCCGTTCACCGCCGTCGGCTCATTCGGTGGCGATGAGTCTGGCATAGGCTCCGTCCGCATGACGCAGGCTGTCGTGGGTTCCGCGCTGAACGATGCGCCCCCGCTCCAGGACGATGATTTCGTCGCAATCGCGGATGGTGGAGAGGCGGTGCGCGACGATGAGGCAGGCGCAGCCGCGCCGGCGGATGTTGGAATCGATGGCGAGCTCGGTCACGGGATCGAGCGCCGAGGTCGCCTCGTCGAGGAGGAGGAGGCTCGGCGAGCGGACCAGGGCGCGCGCGATTTCGAGGCGCTGGCGCTCGCCGCCCGAGAGATTGCGACCGGCCTCCGCCACCATCGAGCCGATCCCGGCCTCGCGTTGGCGGACGAGCTCGCGCAGGCAGGCGTCTTCGAGCGCCGCCTCGACCGCCATGTCCTCGATGGTCGGGTCCCACAGGGTCATGTTGTTGCGGATCGAGTCCGCGAACAGGGTGATGTCCTGATCGACGGCGGCGACCGAGTTCGTCAGCACGGCGCGATCGATCGCATCGAGCGGACGGCCGTCGAGCAGGATCTCCCCCTGCCACGGCCGGTAGAGCCCGGCGGCGAGCTTGACGAGGGTCGATTTGCCCGACCCGCTCGCCCCGACGACGGCGACGCGCGCGCCGGGCGGCACCGTGAGCGAGAGCCCCTCGATGAGCGGGGCGGCGAGGCGGCTGTAGCCGAAAGTGATGTCGCGCAGTTCGAGGTGGCCCGAGAGCCGCGCTTCCGCCGGCGCCGTCGCGGGGCGCACGGGCCGCGGCGCCGACTCCGCATCCGGCGACCGGTAGCTCATGACGTCCTCGATGCGCTGCAAGTCGGCGCGGGCGGTCTGGAGCACGGCGCCGAGGCCGACGAGGCGGGCGATCGGACCGTTGAAGCTTGCGGCGAGTGCCTGGAAGGCGACGAGATCGCCGATCGACAGCCGCCCCTCCATCACCTGGGTCGCGCCATAGCCGAGCACCGCGAGGTTGCCGATCGAGGTGAGGAAGCCCGGCATGACCCCGAGCAGCCGGGTGTCGCGCCCGATTTCCTGAGACAGCGACACGAAGCGGCTCTGGTAGCCGGCCCAGCGGCTGAAGAGATCGCCTTCGGCGCCCTCGGCCTTGATGGTTTCGATGGCGGCGAGGCCGCTCATGGCGACGGAGCTCTGCCGGGCGGAGCTCTGGGCGAGGAGCTGGGTCGCGTTGTCGAGGCGCAGCCAGACGAACCGCATCAGGCTCAAGTTGACGACGGCAAAGCCGATCGCGAGGCCGGCGAGGGGGGCGCTGTAGGCGATCATGATCGCGCCGTAGAGCACCAGCGT includes:
- a CDS encoding NHLP family bacteriocin export ABC transporter peptidase/permease/ATPase subunit translates to MTATRRAARARTPTILQMEAVECGAACLAMVLAHFGRWIPLEELRIACGVSRDGSNALNVVKAARGYGLEAQGLKVDIDGLAGLSMPLVLYWEFNHFVVLEGIGKDIAYLNDPALGRRTVTLAELSDSFTGVALSFAPGPNFAKGGRRPSLVAGLRRRLQGSRAAFAFITLATLLLVLPGIVIPAISKIYIDKFLVDGQDGWVRPLVVSFVAAGAMSLVLTWLQQHFLMRLQIKLAVVMTGRMLWHLLSLPVEYFTQRFAGDLASRLQSNARLARTLSSDLAINLVGIVTLVLYGAIMIAYSAPLAGLAIGFAVVNLSLMRFVWLRLDNATQLLAQSSARQSSVAMSGLAAIETIKAEGAEGDLFSRWAGYQSRFVSLSQEIGRDTRLLGVMPGFLTSIGNLAVLGYGATQVMEGRLSIGDLVAFQALAASFNGPIARLVGLGAVLQTARADLQRIEDVMSYRSPDAESAPRPVRPATAPAEARLSGHLELRDITFGYSRLAAPLIEGLSLTVPPGARVAVVGASGSGKSTLVKLAAGLYRPWQGEILLDGRPLDAIDRAVLTNSVAAVDQDITLFADSIRNNMTLWDPTIEDMAVEAALEDACLRELVRQREAGIGSMVAEAGRNLSGGERQRLEIARALVRSPSLLLLDEATSALDPVTELAIDSNIRRRGCACLIVAHRLSTIRDCDEIIVLERGRIVQRGTHDSLRHADGAYARLIATE